The following proteins are encoded in a genomic region of Rhodoferax aquaticus:
- a CDS encoding CTP synthase C-terminal region-related (seleno)protein, with translation MMKSKVTVGLMGDYHASIPAHQAIPLALQSASHANNIAVEFEWVATEEIINPSRVAPFDGLWCVPGSPYQSMDGALRAIEHARRAAIPFLGTCGGFQHAVIEFARNVLGWRDAEHAETAPDAARAVISPLECALVEATGTVRLFPGTRIAAAYGANQTTEGYRCRYGLNPRFQLELTAGPLRAAADDETGEVRSVELDGHPFFVATLFQPERAALKGQRAPLVEAFVRACAV, from the coding sequence ATGATGAAAAGCAAAGTAACCGTGGGCCTGATGGGTGACTACCACGCCTCAATACCCGCTCACCAAGCGATACCTTTGGCGCTGCAAAGCGCAAGCCACGCAAACAACATTGCCGTTGAGTTTGAGTGGGTAGCCACCGAAGAGATCATCAACCCATCGCGCGTCGCTCCGTTTGATGGTCTCTGGTGTGTACCTGGTAGCCCCTATCAGAGCATGGACGGTGCACTTCGGGCCATTGAACATGCCCGCCGAGCAGCCATACCATTCCTCGGCACGTGCGGGGGTTTTCAACATGCCGTTATTGAGTTCGCGCGTAACGTGCTTGGATGGCGCGATGCCGAGCATGCAGAAACTGCACCGGATGCAGCCCGTGCGGTGATCTCGCCTCTAGAGTGCGCCTTGGTCGAGGCAACAGGCACTGTCCGCCTATTCCCAGGGACCCGCATTGCCGCCGCCTACGGTGCCAACCAAACGACCGAAGGGTACCGTTGCCGTTATGGCCTCAACCCTAGATTCCAGTTGGAACTCACGGCGGGGCCGCTTCGAGCAGCGGCGGACGACGAAACAGGCGAAGTGCGCAGCGTAGAGTTGGATGGGCACCCTTTCTTCGTCGCCACCTTGTTTCAACCCGAGCGCGCAGCATTGAAAGGTCAGCGCGCACCCTTGGTGGAGGCGTTTGTCCGGGCCTGCGCTGTGTGA
- a CDS encoding CaiB/BaiF CoA transferase family protein — MQPSHASTTSQATTASTPSGALSHLKVLDLSRVLAGPWCTQMLADLGADVVKVERPGVGDDTRHWGPPFLKDGEGQDTAHATYFTACNRNKRSITIDMAQDQGQALIRKMALESDILVENFKVGGLAQYGLDYASLQALNPRLIYCSVTGFGQYGPYAQRAGYDLMIQAMSGMMSITGRPDDVPGGGPQRVGVALTDLFTGVYACSAILAAVEVRNRTGQGQHIDMALLDVGMAILANQAAGLLNTGKVPQRQGNSHPSLAPYQDFPTADGAMLLAIGNDGQFARFCEAAGQPQWATDPLYASNSLRVKNREALIEAMQAVTRTRSTAQWITLLEDKAVPCGPINDMGQAFADAQVQARGLVVNQPLAPAGIAQTAIQSIATVASPLRLSATPPVLHRAPPVLGEHTDEVLQGLGLQASEIAALRAQGVV, encoded by the coding sequence ATGCAGCCAAGCCACGCTTCAACCACCAGCCAAGCAACCACCGCCAGCACCCCTAGTGGCGCGCTCTCCCACCTCAAAGTGTTGGACTTGTCACGTGTGTTAGCGGGCCCTTGGTGCACCCAAATGCTGGCCGACCTCGGGGCCGATGTGGTGAAAGTAGAGCGCCCAGGCGTGGGGGACGACACCCGCCACTGGGGGCCTCCGTTCCTCAAAGACGGTGAGGGCCAAGACACCGCGCACGCCACGTACTTCACGGCCTGCAACCGCAATAAGCGCTCCATCACCATTGACATGGCGCAGGACCAAGGCCAGGCCCTGATCCGCAAAATGGCGTTGGAGAGCGACATCTTGGTTGAAAACTTCAAAGTCGGGGGCTTGGCGCAATATGGGCTGGACTACGCCAGCCTGCAAGCGCTCAACCCGCGCCTGATTTACTGCTCGGTCACCGGCTTTGGTCAATACGGTCCGTATGCACAACGCGCGGGCTACGACCTCATGATCCAAGCCATGAGCGGCATGATGAGCATCACCGGCCGCCCGGACGACGTGCCCGGTGGCGGCCCGCAACGCGTGGGTGTGGCGCTCACCGACTTGTTTACCGGCGTGTACGCCTGCAGCGCCATCTTGGCCGCGGTAGAAGTGCGCAACCGCACGGGCCAAGGCCAGCACATTGATATGGCGCTATTGGACGTAGGCATGGCTATCCTTGCCAACCAAGCGGCAGGCTTGCTCAACACCGGCAAGGTTCCCCAGCGCCAAGGCAACAGCCACCCAAGCCTTGCGCCTTACCAAGACTTTCCCACCGCAGACGGCGCCATGCTCTTGGCCATTGGCAACGACGGCCAGTTCGCCCGCTTTTGCGAGGCCGCTGGCCAGCCGCAATGGGCCACAGACCCGCTGTACGCCAGCAACTCGCTGCGCGTCAAAAACCGCGAGGCTTTGATTGAGGCCATGCAAGCCGTGACCCGCACGCGCAGCACCGCGCAGTGGATCACCTTGTTGGAAGACAAAGCCGTGCCCTGCGGCCCGATTAACGACATGGGCCAAGCGTTTGCCGATGCCCAGGTGCAAGCCCGTGGTTTGGTGGTCAATCAGCCTTTAGCGCCCGCAGGTATTGCGCAGACAGCTATTCAATCCATAGCAACTGTGGCAAGCCCCTTGCGCCTAAGCGCCACGCCGCCTGTGCTCCACCGCGCGCCACCCGTGCTGGGCGAGCACACCGACGAGGTGCTGCAAGGCTTGGGACTGCAGGCCAGTGAGATAGCCGCGCTGCGTGCGCAAGGCGTGGTTTAA
- a CDS encoding ABC transporter substrate-binding protein, with product MQAFTHKTLAVLVAAMGMSGAAMAQKAEVVHWWTSGGESAAVQELAAAYKAAGGTWVDTAIAGGDNARNATINRIIGGKPPTVAQFNTSKQYHEVVFEGYMNSIDAVAKRDKWDQILPEPLKKFVKIEGRYFAVPVNIHNPSWFWYSKAVLDKAGVKAEPQNMEQFFAALDKVKASGAIPLALGGQAWQENILFNAILHTAGGADLYKKFYTSTDGAVATSADFKKILADFKKLKGYVDAGSPNRDWNVATAMLINNKAGFQIMGDWAKGEFAVAKQTAGKEFGCFPGWGAKAPYMIEGDVFVFPKTKDAEAIKAQELFASVVTSPAVQVAFNAKKGSIPIRTDVDMGKLDICSQQGVAALKDVSRQLPAPSQLVSPEKGGRMADVITKFWNTDQSVDDAAKALAAILKDQS from the coding sequence ATGCAAGCTTTCACACACAAAACATTGGCAGTCTTGGTCGCCGCAATGGGCATGTCGGGCGCGGCAATGGCCCAAAAAGCAGAAGTAGTGCACTGGTGGACCTCTGGCGGTGAATCTGCCGCTGTGCAAGAGCTGGCCGCCGCCTACAAGGCAGCGGGCGGCACGTGGGTGGACACCGCAATCGCCGGTGGCGACAACGCACGCAATGCCACGATCAACCGCATCATTGGTGGCAAGCCACCGACGGTCGCGCAGTTCAACACCTCCAAGCAGTACCACGAAGTGGTGTTTGAAGGCTATATGAACAGCATTGACGCCGTCGCCAAGCGCGACAAGTGGGACCAAATCTTGCCGGAGCCATTGAAAAAATTCGTCAAGATCGAAGGTCGCTACTTTGCGGTGCCCGTCAACATCCACAACCCCAGCTGGTTCTGGTACTCCAAAGCGGTGCTGGACAAAGCGGGCGTGAAGGCTGAGCCCCAAAACATGGAGCAATTTTTTGCCGCGCTGGACAAAGTCAAGGCCAGTGGCGCCATTCCTTTGGCCCTAGGTGGCCAAGCTTGGCAAGAGAACATTTTGTTCAACGCCATTCTGCACACCGCAGGTGGCGCAGACCTCTACAAAAAGTTCTACACCAGCACTGACGGCGCAGTCGCCACCTCCGCAGACTTCAAGAAAATCTTGGCTGACTTTAAGAAGCTCAAAGGCTATGTGGACGCTGGTTCACCTAACCGCGACTGGAACGTGGCCACTGCCATGCTGATCAACAACAAGGCGGGCTTCCAAATCATGGGCGACTGGGCCAAAGGCGAATTCGCAGTGGCCAAACAAACCGCTGGTAAAGAGTTTGGTTGCTTCCCCGGATGGGGTGCCAAAGCGCCTTACATGATTGAGGGCGACGTGTTCGTGTTCCCTAAAACCAAGGACGCCGAAGCCATCAAGGCCCAAGAGTTGTTTGCCAGCGTTGTGACGTCTCCGGCAGTCCAAGTGGCGTTTAACGCGAAGAAGGGTTCCATCCCGATTCGCACCGACGTGGACATGGGCAAGCTCGACATTTGCAGCCAACAAGGTGTTGCCGCGCTGAAAGATGTGTCACGCCAATTGCCCGCCCCCTCGCAACTGGTGTCACCCGAAAAAGGTGGCCGCATGGCCGACGTCATCACCAAGTTCTGGAACACCGACCAGTCTGTGGATGACGCAGCCAAAGCCTTGGCTGCCATCTTGAAAGACCAGTCCTAA
- a CDS encoding carbohydrate ABC transporter permease, whose translation MRKQKPGKRPNWGLHLALLPMAITAIVGYLATLLWSIFISFTSSKMFPNTNLVGFDQYHKLFASERWQLSLQNLALFAVVGISLCMVLGFLLAVFIDQKIRSESIFRSIFLYPYAMSFVVTGLVWQWMLNPEMGIQSAVRRLGFESFQLDWIVTQDKVMYCIILAAVWQASGLVMAILLAGLRGIDEEIWKAARLDGIPTWRVYLNIVLPMIQGAVATAFILQAIGAIKVYDAVNSMTRGGPGLASEVPAKFILDHLFQRGSIALASAASVVMLLTVVALLVPYYYINKHQAAQKNAKA comes from the coding sequence ATGCGCAAGCAAAAGCCCGGGAAACGGCCCAACTGGGGACTGCACCTGGCCCTGCTGCCTATGGCAATTACGGCCATTGTTGGCTACTTGGCCACCCTGTTGTGGTCTATCTTTATTTCGTTCACCAGCTCCAAGATGTTCCCCAATACCAACTTGGTGGGCTTTGACCAGTACCACAAGTTGTTTGCCAGCGAGCGGTGGCAGTTATCGCTCCAAAACTTGGCGCTGTTTGCGGTGGTGGGCATCAGCCTGTGCATGGTGCTGGGCTTTCTATTGGCCGTTTTTATTGACCAAAAGATCCGCTCCGAAAGCATCTTTCGCAGCATCTTCCTGTACCCCTACGCCATGTCGTTTGTGGTCACCGGTTTGGTATGGCAATGGATGCTGAACCCTGAAATGGGCATTCAGTCCGCCGTGCGCCGCCTCGGCTTTGAGAGCTTTCAGCTGGACTGGATCGTGACCCAAGACAAGGTGATGTACTGCATCATCTTGGCCGCCGTGTGGCAAGCCTCGGGCTTGGTGATGGCCATTTTGCTGGCGGGTTTGCGTGGCATTGACGAAGAAATTTGGAAAGCCGCGCGCCTCGACGGCATACCCACCTGGCGGGTGTACCTCAACATCGTGCTGCCCATGATCCAAGGCGCGGTGGCTACCGCCTTCATCTTGCAAGCCATTGGTGCCATCAAGGTGTACGACGCCGTGAACTCCATGACCCGTGGCGGCCCTGGCCTTGCCAGTGAGGTACCCGCCAAGTTCATTCTGGACCACTTGTTTCAACGCGGCAGCATTGCCTTGGCGTCCGCCGCCTCCGTGGTGATGTTGCTCACCGTGGTGGCTTTGCTAGTGCCTTATTACTACATCAACAAGCACCAGGCGGCTCAAAAAAATGCAAAGGCCTGA
- a CDS encoding carbohydrate ABC transporter permease → MSNAPKNKRPTKRWTPARIGIYLFLISAAAFFLLPLYVMLVTSFKTLDDIRESSIFSLPATLTLEPWAIAWTSACTGLECTGLKVGFWNSVRIVIPSVILSILLGAINGYALAFWRSKYANLLFGVLMIGVFVPYQVIMYPLVRLLSTVGLFGSLPAIVVIHSIFGMPVMTLLFRNYYAGLPEELFKAARIDGGGFWRIFIELMLPMSTPILIVATIMQVTGIWNDYLLGLIFGGTELAPMTVQLNNIVNSTTGERAYNVNMAATILTSAIPLFIYLASGRWFVRGIASGAVKG, encoded by the coding sequence ATGTCCAACGCCCCCAAAAACAAGCGCCCCACCAAGCGCTGGACACCCGCGCGTATTGGCATCTATCTCTTTCTAATCTCTGCAGCGGCCTTCTTCTTGTTGCCCTTGTATGTGATGTTGGTCACCTCGTTCAAAACACTGGACGACATACGCGAAAGCTCCATTTTTTCCCTACCCGCCACATTGACCTTGGAGCCATGGGCCATTGCTTGGACCTCCGCGTGCACAGGGCTTGAGTGCACAGGCTTAAAAGTAGGCTTCTGGAACTCGGTGCGCATCGTGATTCCCAGTGTCATCTTGTCGATCTTGCTGGGTGCGATCAACGGCTACGCACTCGCGTTTTGGCGCTCCAAATACGCCAACCTCTTGTTCGGCGTATTGATGATTGGCGTGTTTGTGCCCTACCAAGTCATCATGTACCCACTGGTGCGGCTGCTGTCCACCGTGGGCTTGTTTGGCTCTTTGCCCGCCATTGTGGTGATTCACAGCATCTTTGGTATGCCGGTGATGACGCTCCTGTTTCGCAACTACTACGCGGGCCTGCCCGAAGAGTTGTTCAAAGCCGCGCGGATTGACGGCGGTGGGTTCTGGCGCATTTTTATAGAGCTCATGCTGCCCATGTCCACCCCCATACTGATTGTGGCGACCATCATGCAGGTCACTGGCATCTGGAACGACTACTTGCTGGGCTTGATCTTCGGCGGCACAGAGCTCGCCCCCATGACGGTGCAGCTCAACAACATTGTCAATAGCACCACCGGTGAGCGGGCCTACAACGTCAACATGGCGGCAACCATTTTGACCTCTGCCATTCCACTTTTCATTTACCTAGCGTCTGGGCGCTGGTTTGTTCGCGGCATTGCCTCTGGCGCCGTTAAGGGTTAA
- a CDS encoding ABC transporter ATP-binding protein, which yields MANISVQALDIELGGVSIIKHLNLEVQAGEFLVLLGPSGCGKSTLLHSIAGLIDVTDGSISIGGNDVTWADPKDRGIGMVFQSYALYPTMTVEGNMAFGPRLAGVAKAEIAKRVEQAAAMLHLTELLQRKPANLSGGQRQRVAIGRALVRQANVFLFDEPLSNLDAKLRAELRRELKELHNKLGVTMVYVTHDQVEAMTLASRIAVMRSGKIQQIDTPAAVYGKPANMYVAGFLGSPSMNFLEGTLEVSGAEAAFVSPALRLPLTGYAFKTPPRNGQKVVLGVRPEDVSGHSVAAPDHAAATVRLVEPMGPNQVVWLQVGDTQLGMTADCTVEYSKGELTFVRVNASKASVFDAASQDRL from the coding sequence ATGGCCAATATTTCTGTTCAAGCCTTAGACATCGAACTGGGCGGCGTCTCCATCATCAAGCACCTCAACCTTGAGGTCCAAGCCGGTGAGTTCCTCGTATTGCTAGGCCCCTCAGGCTGCGGCAAATCCACCTTGCTGCACAGCATTGCAGGACTGATTGATGTCACCGATGGCTCCATCTCCATTGGAGGCAACGACGTCACTTGGGCGGACCCCAAGGACCGTGGCATTGGCATGGTGTTCCAAAGTTATGCGCTCTACCCCACTATGACGGTGGAAGGCAATATGGCCTTTGGCCCCCGCTTGGCGGGCGTGGCCAAAGCCGAGATTGCCAAGCGTGTGGAGCAAGCGGCAGCCATGCTGCACCTGACCGAGTTGCTACAGCGCAAGCCCGCCAACTTGTCGGGCGGTCAGCGCCAGCGTGTGGCCATTGGCCGGGCCTTGGTGCGCCAAGCCAATGTGTTTTTGTTTGACGAACCGCTGTCCAACCTGGACGCCAAGCTGCGTGCGGAGTTGCGCCGCGAGCTCAAAGAGTTGCACAACAAACTCGGTGTGACCATGGTCTACGTCACCCATGACCAAGTGGAAGCCATGACCTTGGCCAGCCGCATCGCCGTGATGCGCAGCGGAAAAATTCAGCAGATCGACACGCCCGCTGCCGTCTACGGCAAGCCCGCCAATATGTATGTGGCGGGTTTCTTGGGGTCTCCGAGCATGAACTTTTTGGAAGGCACGCTCGAAGTGTCTGGCGCTGAAGCGGCGTTTGTGTCCCCCGCTTTGCGCTTGCCGCTGACTGGCTATGCCTTCAAAACCCCACCAAGGAACGGCCAAAAGGTCGTGTTAGGGGTGCGGCCCGAAGACGTCAGCGGCCACAGCGTGGCAGCGCCAGACCATGCTGCCGCTACCGTGCGCTTGGTGGAGCCCATGGGCCCCAACCAGGTGGTGTGGCTGCAAGTGGGCGACACGCAACTGGGCATGACGGCAGACTGCACCGTGGAGTACAGCAAGGGTGAGCTCACGTTTGTGCGCGTCAACGCCTCCAAGGCCTCGGTGTTTGACGCAGCGAGCCAAGACCGTCTCTAG
- a CDS encoding GH1 family beta-glucosidase, protein MPSLTDFPRDFHFGAATSAYQIEGAVHADGRGPSMWDEFAHHSGRIADKSTGDVACDHYHRMPQDVALIKTLGHNAYRFSIAWPRVLPQGTGLVNAQGLDFYERLVDALLEKGIAPYATLYHWDLPLPLHARGGWLNRDTCHAFAEFADAVARRLGDRVHSYATLNEPRCSATVGYLEGRHAPGMEDRSKSLLAAHHLLLAHGMAVPVLRSHTQTAKVGIVLDVKPYYAADPSVQTQQAVQHADGVFNRWFLDPLFLGRYPADIWQAHGEHAPDIAASDMQIIAQPIDSLGLNYYTRGHVRFDASLPYPHAREVEVPGALYTTMGWEIFPEGLHHMLLRLQQQYPVKDLFIAENGAALNDQVLDGQINDSVRVHYLHSHLMAVARAKREGVPLSAYFAWSLMDNFEWGKGYTQRFGLCHVDYATQVRTPKASAWWYQGFIASQQISQ, encoded by the coding sequence ATGCCCTCACTGACCGACTTCCCCCGGGACTTTCACTTTGGTGCGGCCACATCGGCCTACCAGATTGAAGGCGCTGTGCACGCCGATGGGCGTGGGCCCAGCATGTGGGATGAGTTTGCCCACCACAGCGGCCGTATTGCAGACAAAAGCACGGGCGATGTGGCCTGCGACCACTACCACCGCATGCCGCAAGATGTGGCGCTCATCAAAACCTTGGGCCACAACGCCTACCGCTTTTCCATTGCCTGGCCACGGGTGCTGCCGCAAGGCACAGGGCTGGTAAACGCACAGGGCTTAGATTTTTATGAGCGCTTGGTAGACGCTTTGCTGGAAAAAGGCATCGCCCCCTACGCCACCCTCTACCACTGGGACTTGCCGCTGCCACTGCACGCGCGCGGCGGCTGGCTCAACCGCGACACGTGCCACGCATTTGCCGAGTTTGCCGATGCAGTGGCGCGCCGCTTGGGCGACCGGGTGCACAGCTACGCCACCCTCAACGAGCCGCGCTGCAGCGCCACCGTGGGATACCTAGAAGGGCGCCACGCGCCCGGCATGGAGGACCGCAGCAAATCGCTCTTGGCAGCGCACCATTTGCTGCTGGCCCACGGCATGGCAGTACCTGTGCTGCGCAGCCACACGCAAACGGCCAAGGTGGGCATTGTGTTGGACGTTAAGCCTTACTACGCGGCAGACCCTAGCGTGCAGACCCAGCAGGCGGTGCAGCATGCCGACGGTGTCTTCAACCGCTGGTTCTTGGACCCGCTGTTTTTGGGCCGCTACCCGGCGGATATTTGGCAAGCCCACGGCGAGCATGCGCCAGACATTGCGGCCAGCGATATGCAAATCATTGCCCAGCCCATCGACAGCTTGGGCCTGAACTACTACACCCGGGGGCATGTGCGCTTTGATGCCAGCCTGCCCTACCCCCACGCCCGTGAGGTGGAGGTGCCCGGCGCCTTATACACCACCATGGGCTGGGAAATCTTCCCTGAAGGTTTGCACCACATGCTGTTGCGCTTGCAGCAGCAGTACCCGGTCAAAGACCTGTTCATTGCCGAAAACGGTGCCGCCTTGAACGACCAAGTGCTGGATGGCCAAATCAACGATTCGGTACGCGTGCACTACCTGCACAGCCATCTGATGGCCGTGGCCCGAGCCAAACGCGAAGGCGTGCCCTTAAGTGCCTACTTTGCCTGGTCCCTCATGGACAACTTTGAATGGGGCAAGGGCTACACCCAGCGCTTTGGCCTCTGCCATGTGGACTATGCAACCCAAGTGCGCACCCCCAAGGCCAGCGCCTGGTGGTACCAAGGTTTCATTGCCAGCCAGCAGATATCTCAATAA
- a CDS encoding GH1 family beta-glucosidase, protein MTSPNYPTPPSDLTFPPAFHWGVATSAYQIEGGAKDGGRGPSIWDTYSHTPGKVLNGDTGDVACDHYHRMESDLDLIKSLGVDSYRFSIAWPRVQPLGYGAWNEEGLAFYDRLVDGLLARGIAPHITLYHWDLPQGLQDQGGWESRQTAVHFAEYARVMGQRLGARAASICTHNEPWCTAVLGNELGRFAPGFKDTKIMLRVAHHLLLSHGLALQAMRAAGVKAPLGIVLNMSPSTPASDSAADIAMAKRDYAQFVRWYMDPIFLQQYPSGPDLPVCDVVQAGDLATIAQPMDFLGVNYYTRLWCSSATPPVAPPNAMGVSDMGWENYPQGLTDLLVQIHGDYTLPPIYITENGFANADSVVDGRVSDAPRIDYMRTHLQALKAAMDKGVDVRGFFYWSLMDNYEWDSGYAKRFGLFHVDYSSQVRTAKDSAHWYTALIGQHRKA, encoded by the coding sequence ATGACAAGCCCAAACTACCCCACGCCCCCTAGCGACTTGACGTTTCCCCCCGCCTTCCACTGGGGCGTGGCCACCAGCGCTTACCAAATTGAAGGCGGCGCCAAAGACGGTGGCCGTGGCCCCTCTATTTGGGACACCTACTCCCACACCCCTGGCAAGGTACTCAATGGCGACACCGGCGATGTGGCCTGCGACCACTACCACCGCATGGAGTCTGACCTGGACCTCATCAAGTCGCTCGGCGTAGACAGCTACCGCTTTTCCATTGCCTGGCCCCGCGTGCAGCCACTAGGCTACGGCGCTTGGAACGAAGAGGGCTTGGCTTTCTACGACCGCTTGGTGGATGGCCTCTTGGCACGCGGCATTGCACCCCACATCACGTTGTACCACTGGGACTTGCCCCAAGGTCTGCAAGACCAAGGCGGCTGGGAGTCCCGCCAAACCGCGGTGCACTTTGCCGAATACGCACGGGTCATGGGCCAACGCTTGGGGGCCCGCGCCGCCAGCATCTGTACCCACAACGAACCTTGGTGCACCGCGGTGCTGGGCAATGAGCTTGGGCGCTTTGCCCCAGGGTTCAAAGACACCAAGATCATGCTGCGCGTGGCGCACCACTTGCTGCTGTCCCACGGCTTGGCGCTGCAAGCCATGCGCGCTGCGGGGGTGAAGGCACCCTTGGGCATTGTGCTCAATATGTCCCCCAGCACCCCCGCCAGCGACAGCGCCGCTGACATTGCCATGGCCAAGCGCGACTACGCGCAGTTTGTGCGCTGGTACATGGACCCCATCTTCTTGCAACAGTACCCCAGTGGCCCAGACCTGCCGGTGTGCGACGTGGTGCAAGCGGGCGACTTGGCCACCATCGCCCAGCCTATGGACTTCTTGGGCGTGAACTACTACACCCGCCTGTGGTGCTCTAGCGCAACGCCACCGGTTGCGCCACCCAACGCCATGGGCGTGTCCGACATGGGCTGGGAAAACTACCCGCAAGGTTTGACAGACTTGTTGGTCCAGATCCATGGCGACTACACACTGCCCCCTATCTACATCACAGAAAACGGCTTTGCCAATGCCGACAGCGTGGTGGACGGGCGCGTGTCTGACGCCCCGCGCATTGACTACATGCGCACCCACTTGCAAGCCCTCAAGGCCGCCATGGACAAGGGCGTTGATGTGCGTGGCTTCTTCTACTGGAGCTTGATGGACAACTACGAGTGGGACTCAGGCTACGCCAAGCGCTTTGGCCTGTTCCATGTGGACTACAGCAGCCAAGTGCGCACGGCCAAAGACAGCGCGCACTGGTACACCGCCCTCATCGGGCAGCACCGCAAGGCTTAA